The Victivallis sp. Marseille-Q1083 DNA window TCAGCCACATGTCGTTCGGCGCGTTGTCAAAGGAAGCGAAGATCGCTCTGGCGCAGGGCAGCGCGCAGGTCGGCGCGGCGATGTGTTCCGGGGAGGGCGGCATCCTGGAGGAGAGCATCGCGGCGGCGCACCGGTATATTTTTGAATATGTGCCGAACCGCTATGGAGTGACGCCGGAAAATTTACAGCGCTCCGATGCGGTGGAGATCAAATTCGGGCAATCCGCCAAACCCGGTATGGGCGGTCATCTGCCGGGGGAGAAAGTCACCCCGGAAATCAGTGCGGTGCGCGGTTTTCCGGTGGGACGGGACATTCTGAGTCCGGCACATTATGCGGATATTACCTCGACCCGGGAATTGAAGGCGAAAATCGATTGGCTGCGGGAAATCTCCGGCGGCCGGCCGATCGGCGTCAAATTGGCGGCCGGCCATATCGAGGAAGATCTTGATTTCGTTCTGCCCGCCGCGCCGGATTTCATCACCTTCGACGGCCGGCCCGGCGGAACCGGTTCGGCGCCGAAGTACATCAAGCAGGCGACGTCGATTCCGACTATTTTTGCGTTGTACCGGGCCCGGAAGCATCTGGACGCCTGCCGGGCGGAAGGCGTTTCGCTGATCATCACCGGCGGCTTGCGGATTTCGCCGGATTTCGCCAAAGCGCTGGCGCTCGGCGCGGATGCGGTGGCGATTGCCACCAGCGCGTTGATCGCCCTGGGATGCCAGCAGTACCGGATGTGCAATTCCGGCCGTTGTCCGGTCGGCATCACTTCGCAGGACAAGGCGCTGCGGGCCAATTTCCAGCCGGCTGCCGCCGCAACGCGGTTGGCCAATTTCCTGCGGGTCAGCACCGGGGAATTGCAGCAATTCGCCCGGATTACCGGCCACCGCGACGTGCATGAGCTGAATATTGACGACTTGTGTACTTGCAATTCTGAAATATCGGATTACACTTCTATAAAGCATGTGTGATCCCAAACACCAAGCAAAAGGAGTAATGAAAAATGAAATCGGTCAAGGGAACTGAAACGGAAAAAAATTTGCTGAAGGCGTTTGCCGGTGAATCGCAGGCGCGCAACCGCTACACCTATTTCGCCAGCCGGGCGGCCAAGGACGGGTACATGCAGATTGCCGATATTTTCACCGAGACGGCCAATCAGGAAAAAGAGCACGCCGAGCGTTTCTTCAAATTCCTGGAGGGCGGCGATCTGGAAATAACCGCTTCCTATCCGGCCGGCGCGCTGCGTTCGACGCTGGAAAATTTGCAGGAAGCGGCGGCCGGCGAATACGATGAATGGCACAATCTTTATCCGGCGTTTGCCGACAAGGCCCGCGAGGAAGGCTTTGAGGCGATCGCCTCGGTCTGGGATCATGTCTGTGTCGCCGAGCGGCAGCATGAACGGCGTTATCGCGCACTGTTGGCGAATATCGAAAACGACACCGTGTTCAGGAAGCCGGAAAAGGTGGTATGGCGCTGCCGCAACTGCGGCTATCTGCATGAAGGCACCGAAGCGCCGGAAACCTGTCCGGCCTGCGCCCATCCGAAAGCCTATTTCGAAATCCTGGCGGAAAACTGGTAAAACGGCGTTTGCCAATTGAAAGATTCCGGCTGACTTTGCCGTCCAGGCAGGTCAGCCGTTTTTTTTCAATTGGTGAAACGACATGCGGCTTCCGCCTGGCCGGCAACACTTGTTCCCTCTCTCCTCCGTGCATTCAGAACGCGGAGGTGACGGCCGGTTGAGCGTGCGGCAGCCGCCGTTCCAATTGCTGCAGGAAGTCGGCGATGTCGCGCCATTCCGGCCGGTCGTCCGGATTTTTGGCCAGCATGCTGGCGATAAAATCGGAAAGCTGCGGGTCGAAACAGCCGCGCTCCTTCAGCGGTTCCGGAACCGTGAAGCGATGCTGGTCGAGCACCCATTGCTGGTCATCGCTCGGGAAGGGGGCTTCACCGGCAAACAATTCATACAGCGTGGCGCCGAAACTGTAGATATCGCTTTTATAGCCCATATGTTCAAAATCGAAATTAATCACTTCCGGCGGCGCATACAGCGGCGTGGCCATCACCTCATCCTGATAAGGCTCGTTGGCGAATTTGGCCAGCCCCAGGTCGGCCAGTTTGGGACATTTGTCGCTCTGGCGGATGATGATATTGCCGGGTTTGATGTCGCCGTGGGTCATGCCGTATTTTTCCCAGGCGTAGGCCAGCGCATCGGAAATGCGGGCGCCGATTTTCAGCGCTTCGGCATAAGTCAGGGCGCCGAATGCCAGCAGCCAATCGTCGAGCGATTTACCGGCGACCAGTTCCATCGCAAAAAAGCCGTAGCCGTGTTCGGTGACGCCGGCGGCCCAGGCCTGGACGATGTTCGGGTGGCTCAATTTGGCGGTCACCTTGCTCTCCCGGAAAAATGCCTGCCGGGTTGCCGGCTCCTCGAAACGTTCCGGCGGCAGGATTTTCAACGCCACCTCACGGTTCAAAATTTGCTGACGGGCCAGGTAAACCACGCCGTTGTTGCCGCGGCCGAGCTCGGCCAGCACGGTGAATTCGCCGATCCGGCCGCCGGAAAATTCTCCGGCCAGTTCCTCGCCGCAGTGCGGACAGCGCCCGGTGGAGAATTCCGGTGAGGTGCTGTCGGACTGCCGGCGGCAAAAGCTGCAACGGTAAAGCATGCGTCTCCTGAAAGTGAATGTTCTTTTCCGGTTTTTCCATTCCGGCGGGAACGCCGGAAACGGCCAGATACTTTACAGCCGAAGTGCCGCAAAAGCAAGGTCATTCTTTTTACGGAAATCCGTCGAAAACGCTTGTTAAGTGGACAAGGTACGATATATTATACGACTTGTTCACAATACATAAAACATCTGGATGAATGAAAGATATGGCTCAGAAGGAATTGGAGTGCCGCCGGCAGGTGTTGGCCGAGTGCCGCCAGGTGGTGGTCAAAGTCGGGACCCGGTTGTTGACTGACCAGAGCCGGATTCCGAAATTGATTGCCGGGATTGCGGCGCTGCGGGAAAAAGGGTATCAGGTACTGCTGGTCAGCTCCGGTGCGGTCGGAATCGGCATGCAGCAACTGGGGCTGGCGAAGCGGCCGCGGAAATTGTCGGAAGTGCAGGCGCTGGCGGCGATCGGGCAGGAGAAATTGATGTCGCTGTACGATCAGGCTTGTCAGCCGTTCGGATTCAAGTCGGCGCAACTGCTGTTGACCGCGGCCGATTTGCGTGCCCGTGAACGGCATTTGAACGTACTGAACTGCATCAAGGCATTGTGGGCGCATCGGGTATTGCCGATCGTCAATGAGAACGACTCGGTGTCGGTCGACGAATTGCGGTTCGGCGACAATGACATTCTGGCCGGGATGCTTTCGACGATGACTGGTTCGCAGTTGACGATCATCCTGACGACCGAAGTGGGGCTGCGGCAGCGGAATGCCGACGGGGCGCTGGGGGAACGCATTTCGCTGGTCGGCAGGATCGACGATACGATGCGGGCTTCGGCGACCGGTACCGACAATGCCACGTTTTCGATCGGCGGCATGACCTCCAAGCTGCGGGCGGCGGCGATGGTGACGGCGGCCGGCGACTATCTCTGGATTGCCGACGGCCGCAGGGACGACATGCTGCAGCGGATGATTGCCGGCGAGGATGTCGGCACTTTGTTCGTGCCGCGCCATTCCAAATTGCAGGCCCGCAAACGGTTCATCCGCTTTTTTGCCAAATGCGCCGGCGCGGTGACCGTCGACGACGGGGCGGCGGCGGCGGTCGTCGACCGGGGCCGCAGCCTGTTGCCGTCCGGGGTGGTGTCGGTCAGCGGTAAATTCCGGCGCGGCGACACCGTGGAAGTGCTCGACCGGCAAGGCCGGGTGCTCGGCCGGGGATTGGTGAATTTCGCCAGCGAGGAGTGTGCCTTGATCATCGGCAAACACGGTGTGGAAATCCCGAAAATCCTGCAGCGCGATGCCGATGAGGAACTGATCCACCGCGACAATCTGTCGATCGCGGAAAATTGAACGGAAAATTGGAATG harbors:
- a CDS encoding glutamate synthase-related protein, with amino-acid sequence MAVYVCEVCQFEYDEVAEGVAFADLPADWQCPVCGAEKEGYHLKSGAAATSEAVSTAVDMSKFMRSGDDLESYMSDIKAIAESGKSLDEAMRTRLPVISWDDILIKGCQLSRLPLLQEETVATETVIGPNAKQPMRLETPIIVSHMSFGALSKEAKIALAQGSAQVGAAMCSGEGGILEESIAAAHRYIFEYVPNRYGVTPENLQRSDAVEIKFGQSAKPGMGGHLPGEKVTPEISAVRGFPVGRDILSPAHYADITSTRELKAKIDWLREISGGRPIGVKLAAGHIEEDLDFVLPAAPDFITFDGRPGGTGSAPKYIKQATSIPTIFALYRARKHLDACRAEGVSLIITGGLRISPDFAKALALGADAVAIATSALIALGCQQYRMCNSGRCPVGITSQDKALRANFQPAAAATRLANFLRVSTGELQQFARITGHRDVHELNIDDLCTCNSEISDYTSIKHV
- the rbr gene encoding rubrerythrin; translated protein: MKSVKGTETEKNLLKAFAGESQARNRYTYFASRAAKDGYMQIADIFTETANQEKEHAERFFKFLEGGDLEITASYPAGALRSTLENLQEAAAGEYDEWHNLYPAFADKAREEGFEAIASVWDHVCVAERQHERRYRALLANIENDTVFRKPEKVVWRCRNCGYLHEGTEAPETCPACAHPKAYFEILAENW
- the proB gene encoding glutamate 5-kinase, with translation MAQKELECRRQVLAECRQVVVKVGTRLLTDQSRIPKLIAGIAALREKGYQVLLVSSGAVGIGMQQLGLAKRPRKLSEVQALAAIGQEKLMSLYDQACQPFGFKSAQLLLTAADLRARERHLNVLNCIKALWAHRVLPIVNENDSVSVDELRFGDNDILAGMLSTMTGSQLTIILTTEVGLRQRNADGALGERISLVGRIDDTMRASATGTDNATFSIGGMTSKLRAAAMVTAAGDYLWIADGRRDDMLQRMIAGEDVGTLFVPRHSKLQARKRFIRFFAKCAGAVTVDDGAAAAVVDRGRSLLPSGVVSVSGKFRRGDTVEVLDRQGRVLGRGLVNFASEECALIIGKHGVEIPKILQRDADEELIHRDNLSIAEN
- a CDS encoding serine/threonine-protein kinase, whose protein sequence is MLYRCSFCRRQSDSTSPEFSTGRCPHCGEELAGEFSGGRIGEFTVLAELGRGNNGVVYLARQQILNREVALKILPPERFEEPATRQAFFRESKVTAKLSHPNIVQAWAAGVTEHGYGFFAMELVAGKSLDDWLLAFGALTYAEALKIGARISDALAYAWEKYGMTHGDIKPGNIIIRQSDKCPKLADLGLAKFANEPYQDEVMATPLYAPPEVINFDFEHMGYKSDIYSFGATLYELFAGEAPFPSDDQQWVLDQHRFTVPEPLKERGCFDPQLSDFIASMLAKNPDDRPEWRDIADFLQQLERRLPHAQPAVTSAF